The window ATTCTTGTTTTTAATTTCATGGGTTGTACTCATtctatttttgatttattttactCTAATGtcataaattatttgttttatttagaaTCTTTTGAAAAgatttgaaacaaataaattgCAGCACTTAATGTTGTATAAAATAGGTGCCTTTTGGTCCAAAAGGAGTATTGGCTAGCCACCCATCTCGGTCAATAAAATTGTGTACGCTGAATTGTTGTAAGAAGACACTATCAGCCTTTTCTATCTTTGTCCAAGGTGCCCGTCGTGAAGTGTCGGCCCCTGGTCCTCGGCAACCAGCCTCCACATGCGTGAAAGATCCTCTATCGTCATAGAAAtataatcattaatatattgtaaGACTTTccacacacacaaaaaaaacaactaaatatGTATACAATTAAAGAGAAACTCAACTCTTTGCCTCCAAAATTCCAAGCAGACCATCCTAATGGATCCACAATTGAACTCAAAGTCATTTGAGAGAAAATAACTCTAGAAAATGGGCTATATGCTCTTCCAAGGAATGTCTTCCCATTTCCAACAACATTACCATTTGTGAACACAAAGCCACCTGGATCTTGTTCCGATTGTCGTCCTTGAGCAGTAATATATCCAATACCGCCAATCAATTCCACCGATGTGACATTTATTGTGCAACTcttcacaacacaaaatgataATCACTTAGTACCATAGTTTTGTGCTTTTTTTATGGCTATGAAAATTACAATtgattaaagtattttaattttaagatactTACAATActacaataatatattacaatttgcAAACTTATTAGAAATAAACCCTCTTAAATGTCTTGGTAGAGTCGGTCCAGGGCAAGCCCTAGGCTTGGATGACCCAACACCTcgacataaat is drawn from Impatiens glandulifera chromosome 3, dImpGla2.1, whole genome shotgun sequence and contains these coding sequences:
- the LOC124930400 gene encoding putative pectinesterase 52, producing MAVAIYGDKSAFYNCGFIGIQDTLFDGPGRHYYKSCYIEGAEDFIWGYGQSVFESCTINVTSVELIGGIGYITAQGRQSEQDPGGFVFTNGNVVGNGKTFLGRAYSPFSRVIFSQMTLSSIVDPLGWSAWNFGEDLSRMWRLVAEDQGPTLHDGHLGQR